A window from Pleuronectes platessa chromosome 6, fPlePla1.1, whole genome shotgun sequence encodes these proteins:
- the LOC128442259 gene encoding LOW QUALITY PROTEIN: uncharacterized protein LOC128442259 (The sequence of the model RefSeq protein was modified relative to this genomic sequence to represent the inferred CDS: inserted 2 bases in 1 codon) produces MMWRLALILFSCAHVHVMSHEIRVDCQVFERLPPRRDPSPSQLANLTVELVTVGGKGMLNISWAVNMDASVQYLIATRIVADEPYHCKYNRPLANENETGPPQKWFHYLKRASHGYNNIQAANLPLPRAKDLSYKSVTMWIPRSTEPSVTQASSQVSSTSDARVGITTPSLGIDRVAVTIFGGLAGLMILASCYIIYKYCGTSRATPFGFKSLPQSPTVPVPVLVVYPAENAAFQQAVVALAEFLQLHGGCNVAIDMWQQGKVAGLGPMRWLAEQAKAADRVLIICPQHSSQPSHSPPDGSFTQPSIPAAAHDLYPLILNMVAGHAKSPSDRSKFWVVQLGKQEDKSLCRDVEVELRACRSFCLMKDLNKLCRSLHTQRQGNKKMSYLSSKAQVSYSEKGSVKLQEAVQKIXFRGVELLRNVITSV; encoded by the exons GATTACCTCCCAGGCGGGACCCATCTCCATCCCAACTGGCAAACTTGACAGTGGAGTTGGTGACAGTGGGAGGAAAGGGTATGCTGAACATCAGCTGGGCAGTCAACATGGATG CTAGTGTTCAGTATCTGATTGCAACGCGGATCGTAGCAGATGAACCGTACCACTGTAAATACAACCGACCTTTGGCCAACGAAAATGAGACTGGGCCCCCGCAG AAATGGTTTCATTACTTAAAAAGAGCAAGCCACGGCTACAACAATATCCAAGCTGCTAATTTGCCTTTGCCTCGAGCGAAAGACCTCTCTTACAAGTCCGTAACAATGTGGATACCTCGTTCAACAGAGC CAAGTGTTACACAAGCATCTTCTCAAGTTTCTTCAA CATCTGACGCTCGAGTTGGGATCACTACTCCAT CCTTGGGAATAGATCGTGTCGCTGTCACCATTTTCGGAGGACTGGCCGGTCTGATGATCCTGGCTTCGTGCTACATAATCT ATAAATACTGTGGAACCAGCAGGGCCACACCATTTGGTTTCAAAAGTTTGCCTCAAAGTCCCACTGTTCCCGTCCCTGTCCTCGTGGTTTACCCTGCTGAGAATGCAGCCTTCCAGCAGGCTGTGGTGGCCCTGGCAGAGTTCCTGCAGTTGCATGGTGGCTGTAACGTGGCTATCGACATGTGGCAGCAGGGGAAGGTTGCCGGGCTGGGGCCGATGCGCTGGCTGGCGGAACAAGCCAAAGCTGCCGACCGAGTGCTCATCATCTGCCCTCAG CACTCTTCACAGCCCAGCCACTCTCCTCCTGACGGCAGTTTCACACAACCCTCCatcccagcagcagctcatGACCTTTACCCCCTGATCCTCAACATGGTGGCTGGGCACGCAAAGAGCCCCAGTGACCGGTCTAAGTTTTGGGTGGTGCAGCTGGGCAAGCAAGAGGACAAAAGTTTGTGTCGGGACGTGGAAGTGGAGCTGAGGGCGTGCAGGTCCTTCTGTTTGATGAAGGATTTGAACAAACTTTGCAGGAGTCTTCATACTCAGAGGCAGGGCAACAAGAAGATGTCCTATCTGAGCTCCAAGGCACAGGTCTCCTACAGTGAAAAGGGCTCAGTGAAGTTACAAGAAGCTGTACAAAAGAT TTTCCGAGGGGTGGAACTCCTGAGAAATGTGATCACGTCTGTTTGA
- the actr8 gene encoding actin-related protein 8, with the protein MTQAEKEQDNGKEKEKEREKEKEKEQQRGVKRPIAPPVISEPPQEQIQSNFIVVIHPGSRTLRIGRATDNLPVMVPHVIARRHKQSGQPRYEDAWLLRDGLNKPESKEQRQNGLKMVEQAIWSKKMSNGVRRTPVSAEQAKAYNCQIRPAVLESSSRVKWTNTAHHPPHLVGEEALNVNPSDCYNIHWPVVRGQLNVHPGPGGSLTAVLSDLETIWSHVIQKSLEIPLKDLKYYRCILLVPDIYNRQHIKEVVNMLLLNMGFSAIIVHQESVCATFGSGLSSACVVDVGDQKTSVCCVEDGVSHRNSRLGLAYGGSDVTRTFFWLLQRAGFPYRDCQLGSRLDTQLLQQLKETFCHLNQDISGLQDHEFQTRFPEAPALLYQVRLGDEKLQAPMGLFYPTTFGIVGQKMSSLQYRSPGDSEDPHDEHYLLATQSKQDQSSKSAADRKAISRPGGALDGEMSNQGGIGELSDLPRGCGSGGSGVGMQGEMELGPTQGECLMGAGDVDEPLSAHLSRKTAIMNQFESKALGLDKAILHSIDCCASDETKRKMYSSILVVGGGLMFLGAQEFLLHRIINKMPPSFRRLVDNVEVITRPKDMDPRLISWKGGSVLACLDTTQEMWIHQREWQRFGVRMLRERAAFVW; encoded by the exons ATGACTCAGgcggagaaggagcaggacaacgggaaggagaaagagaaggagcgagagaaggagaaagagaaggagcagcAGCGCGGGGTGAAAAGACCCATCGCTCCTCCGGTCATCTCGGAGCCCCCGCAGGAG CAAATACAAAGCAACTTTATAGTTGTCATCCACCCTGGTTCAAGGACACTCCGTATTGGCCGAGCAACAGACAATCTTCCAGTGATGGTCCCACATGTGATTGCACGCAGGCACAAGCAAAGTGGACAGCCCCGATATGAAGACGCCTGGCTGCTGCGAGATGGTCTTAAT AAACCAGAAAGTAAAGAGCAGAGGCAGAACGGACTTAAAATGGTCGAACAGGCCATCTGGTCAAAGAAGATGTCAAATGGAGTGCGGAGGACTCCGGTGTCTGCTGAACAG gccAAAGCGTATAATTGTCAGATCCGTCCGGCGGTACTCGAGAGCAGCTCCAGAGTGAAGTGGACCAACACAGCCCACCATCCTCCTCATCTGGTGGGAGAGGAG GCTCTCAATGTGAATCCATCCGATTGTTACAACATCCACTGGCCTGTAGTCAGAGGTCAGCTCAATGTGCACCCGGGTCCTGGAGGCTCACTGACTGCCGTCCTGTCTGACCTCGAGACGATCTGGAGTCATGTCATTCAGAAGAGTCTGGAGATCCCCCTCAAAGATTTAAAG TATTACAGATGCATCCTATTGGTCCCTGACATCTACAACAGGCAGCACATCAAGGAAGTTGtcaacatgctgctgctcaATATGGGCTTCTCag CAATCATTGTGCACCAGGAGTCGGTCTGTGCTACATTCGGCAGTGGGTTAAGCAGTGCTTGTGTCGTGGATGTAGGAGACCAGAAGACCAGTGTCTGTTGTGTAGAGGACGGAGTGTCTCACCGGAACTCCAG GTTGGGTTTAGCGTACGGTGGCTCGGACGTGACCCGTACTTTCTTCTGGCTCCTGCAGAGGGCGGGGTTTCCCTACAGGGACTGTCAGCTGGGCAGCAGACTGGACACTCAGCTACTGCAACAGCTAAAAGAGACGTTCTGCCATCTAAACCAA GACATTTCAGGACTACAAGATCATGAATTCCAGACACGTTTCCCAGAAGCCCCAGCTCTACTCTACCAGGTTCGACTAGGAGATGAGAAATTACAG gcACCCATGGGACTTTTCTACCCAACCACATTTGGCATCGTAGGTCAAAAGATGTCATCACTCCAGTACCGTTCCCCAGGCGACTCGGAGGACCCTCATGATGAACACTACCTGCTGGCCACACAGAGCAAACAGGACCAG TCCTCCAAATCGGCTGCAGACCGGAAGGCTATCTCCAGACCTGGTGGAGCTTTGGATGGTGAGATGAGCAATCAAGGAGGGATCGGAGAGCTCTCTGACTTGCCCAGGGGCTGCGGGAGTGGCGGCAGTGGAGTAGGGATGCAAGGGGAGATGGAGCTTGGGCCTACCCAGGGGGAGTGCCTGATGGGGGCGGGTGACGTAGATGAGCCCCTGTCTGCTCACCTCTCCAGGAAGACTGCGATCATGAACCAGTTTGAGAGCAAAGCACTGGGCCTGGATAAAGCCATCCTGCATAGCATTGACTGCTGTG CTTCAGACGAAACCAAGCGAAAGATGTACAGCTCCATCCTGGTAGTGGGAGGTGGGCTCATGTTTCTCGGAGCTCAGGAATTTCTGCTGCACCGCATCATCAACAAGATGCCGCCCTCGTTCAGAAGGCTGGTAGACAATGTGGAAGTTATCACTCGACCAAAG GACATGGACCCTCGTCTGATATCGTGGAAGGGGGGATCAGTGCTGGCGTGTTTGGACACCACCCAGGAGATGTGGATCCACCAGAGGGAGTGGCAGCGCTTCGGTGTGCGAATGCTCCGAGAAAGAGCTGCCTTCGTCTGGTGA